The following are encoded in a window of Prevotella melaninogenica genomic DNA:
- a CDS encoding histidinol phosphate phosphatase, whose protein sequence is MANKPIQFFLREQKLNIGKQAGKTVIVARPTGRQRVDFRNFCARIAKSTTFNAQEVAAVLNLASETAHDIVANGDIVEFGDMGTLTPSFKSKAVERVEQFRAQQHIEKPVVKLLASAKYFTLNDVTYEQVEPKAKKEKNGKKKAGETEHSGPTAEG, encoded by the coding sequence ATGGCTAACAAACCTATTCAATTTTTCTTGAGAGAACAGAAGCTGAACATCGGCAAGCAGGCTGGAAAGACTGTCATCGTAGCGCGCCCAACTGGTAGGCAACGCGTGGACTTTCGTAATTTCTGCGCACGCATTGCTAAGTCAACAACCTTTAATGCCCAGGAGGTGGCAGCCGTGCTCAACCTTGCTAGCGAGACCGCTCATGACATCGTAGCCAATGGCGACATCGTGGAATTTGGCGACATGGGTACACTGACCCCTTCGTTTAAGAGCAAGGCGGTAGAGCGCGTTGAGCAGTTCCGTGCCCAGCAGCATATTGAGAAACCAGTTGTGAAGCTCCTTGCCTCTGCGAAGTATTTCACACTGAATGATGTCACATATGAGCAGGTGGAACCGAAGGCGAAGAAGGAGAAAAACGGAAAAAAGAAAGCAGGAGAAACCGAACATTCAGGTCCAACTGCAGAGGGCTGA
- a CDS encoding fimbrillin family protein: MSKKYYLWMVLSILLSVFTSCSNDENLENSEGTINVSKSLTFPVTFADYNEEVTTGNGKTRAVSNSSDTISHNFVNMDNGIVADVVLQRDTEKQSSGAATTMTRSIGNGNYTMLAYQGGVFKGEINGSIIGGSFTPNSGGNNSISLSPGNYDFVLYRSGSFTRNGNNLTITNPSEYVMLGRVNNYTITATPNKQQVPFVMRHAVSRVRVKVTAYKDGGFGTTSIGSLSLSAVNNNEIPTAATYDLANDSWSGSGSKTFIGYFPSLGSGSWTKHEDNDGFRLTSSNYEYLLPGANITKVNATAGPWSSLTVYGESFSGKNLSFNLSPVLKTEPNGSYLINITFRKNFIYLMNDGTTGLLSETIYGGGTKVPIGVVVSQSKKLAAALDVVDIWNTPITPSTTPPASNSGINDHYVEFPELGTDTDVPNDDGYKYTWEGAGSADGVTIKGNIDGYIYFYAAAQYTPTLPAGKTLSGSIVGKKWFLPSLTDVLMYTGGPGVNNISLHINNWGGGQMGTFPLYDRPMIQVSGTSPNNNTVDLAFIQVGGKKQERRAFYTSTLLNRTGYAYKPLIITDGGWVYSFDPDPHDEYLRPFIKY, translated from the coding sequence ATGAGTAAGAAATATTATTTATGGATGGTGTTATCCATTTTACTTTCAGTATTTACAAGCTGTTCCAATGATGAAAATCTAGAAAACAGTGAAGGAACTATCAATGTATCTAAGTCTCTAACATTTCCTGTAACATTTGCCGACTATAACGAAGAGGTTACTACAGGAAATGGAAAGACGCGTGCCGTATCCAACAGTTCTGATACAATCAGCCATAACTTTGTAAATATGGATAACGGGATTGTTGCAGACGTTGTTCTCCAACGTGACACCGAGAAGCAATCATCTGGTGCTGCTACCACCATGACACGCTCAATAGGAAATGGAAACTATACCATGCTCGCTTATCAGGGTGGTGTATTCAAAGGAGAAATAAATGGTTCTATTATAGGTGGTTCCTTTACTCCTAATTCAGGAGGAAATAATTCCATCTCACTAAGTCCAGGTAATTATGACTTTGTTTTGTATCGTAGTGGCAGCTTTACTCGCAATGGTAACAATCTGACTATTACCAATCCTTCAGAGTATGTCATGTTAGGTCGTGTTAATAACTATACCATTACGGCAACTCCCAACAAGCAGCAGGTACCATTCGTGATGCGTCACGCAGTGTCACGTGTCAGGGTAAAAGTTACCGCTTACAAGGATGGGGGCTTTGGAACAACGAGTATCGGTTCTCTGTCACTATCAGCAGTAAACAATAATGAGATTCCCACAGCAGCCACTTATGATCTCGCTAATGACAGTTGGAGTGGTTCTGGCTCAAAGACTTTTATAGGGTATTTTCCGTCTTTGGGTTCCGGTTCATGGACTAAGCATGAGGATAATGATGGCTTCCGACTTACTTCGTCGAACTATGAATATCTCCTGCCAGGGGCTAATATTACTAAGGTGAATGCGACAGCGGGTCCATGGTCAAGTTTAACTGTATATGGAGAAAGTTTCTCGGGAAAGAATCTCAGTTTCAATTTAAGCCCAGTATTAAAAACTGAACCTAACGGATCTTATCTCATCAATATTACTTTCCGCAAGAATTTTATTTACCTGATGAATGACGGAACAACAGGATTGCTCTCCGAAACCATTTACGGTGGAGGCACAAAGGTTCCTATCGGTGTTGTTGTCAGCCAAAGTAAGAAGCTGGCTGCAGCCCTTGATGTAGTCGACATTTGGAATACACCTATTACTCCTAGTACTACTCCTCCTGCAAGTAATTCGGGCATCAATGACCATTATGTAGAGTTTCCTGAATTGGGAACAGACACTGATGTCCCAAATGATGACGGATATAAGTACACTTGGGAAGGAGCTGGTAGTGCTGATGGTGTAACCATAAAGGGTAACATTGACGGCTATATTTATTTCTATGCGGCAGCCCAGTATACTCCAACATTACCAGCTGGTAAAACGCTAAGTGGTAGCATTGTCGGAAAAAAATGGTTCCTCCCTAGCTTAACTGATGTCCTCATGTATACAGGTGGTCCGGGGGTAAATAATATAAGTCTTCATATTAATAATTGGGGTGGTGGCCAAATGGGAACATTTCCTCTTTATGACCGACCCATGATACAAGTATCAGGAACTTCTCCCAATAACAATACTGTGGATTTAGCTTTTATCCAAGTAGGTGGAAAGAAACAGGAACGTAGAGCTTTCTACACGAGTACACTATTAAACAGAACAGGCTATGCTTATAAGCCGCTAATTATAACAGATGGTGGCTGGGTTTATAGTTTTGATCCAGACCCACACGACGAATATCTTCGTCCATTTATAAAGTATTAA
- a CDS encoding glycine--tRNA ligase codes for MAQEDVFKKIVSHCKEYGFVFPSSDIYDGLAAVYDYGQNGVELKNNIKQYWWQSMVLLHSNIVGIDASIFMHPTVWKASGHVDAFNDPLIDNRDSKKRYRADNLIEDQIGKYEEKIEKEVAKAAKKFGESFDEAKFRETNPRVLENQKKRDDLHARYTEAMQGPDLEALKQIILDEGIVDPISGTTNWTDVRQFNLMFSTEVGASADATNKIYLRPETAQGIFVNFLNVQKTGRMKLPFGICQIGKAFRNEIVARQFVFRMREFEQMEMQFFCQPGTEMKWFEYWKKHRLAWHEGLGMGDDNYRFHDHEKLAHYANAATDIEFHMPFGFKEVEGIHSRTNFDLSQHEKYSGRQVKYFDPERNENYTPYVVETSIGVDRMFLSVMCHSYTEEALENGSSRVVLKLPEPLAPVKCAVLPLVNKDGLPEKAQEIVNSLKFHFNTHMEAKDSIGKRYRRQDAIGTPFCVTVDGDTLADNTVTLRYRDSMKQERVPVEKLREIIEDRVSITALLKKIDID; via the coding sequence ATGGCACAAGAGGATGTTTTCAAGAAGATTGTAAGCCACTGTAAAGAGTATGGTTTCGTCTTCCCAAGTAGTGATATTTATGATGGTTTAGCAGCTGTTTATGACTACGGTCAGAATGGTGTTGAGCTGAAAAACAATATCAAGCAGTATTGGTGGCAGTCAATGGTATTGCTACATAGCAATATTGTTGGTATCGATGCCTCTATCTTTATGCACCCTACCGTATGGAAAGCAAGTGGCCACGTTGATGCTTTCAACGACCCATTGATTGACAACCGCGATTCAAAGAAGCGTTATCGTGCTGATAACCTCATTGAGGATCAGATTGGTAAATACGAGGAGAAGATAGAGAAGGAAGTAGCTAAGGCTGCTAAGAAGTTCGGCGAGTCTTTCGATGAGGCTAAGTTCCGTGAGACCAATCCACGTGTTCTTGAAAATCAGAAGAAGCGTGACGACCTTCATGCACGCTATACTGAGGCTATGCAAGGACCAGACTTGGAGGCTTTGAAGCAGATTATTCTCGATGAGGGTATTGTAGATCCAATCAGTGGTACAACTAACTGGACAGACGTTCGTCAGTTTAATCTTATGTTCTCTACTGAGGTAGGTGCATCTGCTGATGCTACTAACAAGATTTATCTGCGCCCAGAGACAGCGCAGGGTATCTTCGTAAACTTCCTCAACGTACAGAAGACTGGTCGTATGAAGTTGCCTTTCGGTATTTGTCAGATTGGTAAGGCATTCCGTAACGAGATTGTTGCACGTCAGTTTGTCTTCCGTATGCGTGAGTTCGAACAGATGGAGATGCAGTTCTTCTGCCAGCCAGGAACCGAGATGAAGTGGTTTGAATACTGGAAGAAGCATCGTTTGGCATGGCACGAGGGGCTTGGTATGGGTGATGATAACTATCGTTTCCATGACCACGAGAAGTTGGCTCACTATGCTAATGCTGCAACAGATATCGAGTTCCATATGCCATTCGGCTTCAAGGAGGTTGAGGGTATTCACTCACGTACTAACTTTGACCTTTCTCAGCATGAGAAGTACTCTGGTCGTCAGGTAAAGTATTTCGATCCAGAGCGCAATGAGAACTACACTCCATACGTAGTAGAAACATCTATTGGTGTTGACCGTATGTTCCTTTCTGTTATGTGTCACAGCTATACAGAGGAGGCATTGGAGAACGGTTCAAGTCGTGTTGTCTTGAAGTTGCCAGAGCCATTGGCACCTGTTAAGTGTGCAGTTCTTCCTTTGGTTAACAAGGATGGTCTGCCAGAGAAGGCACAGGAGATTGTGAATAGTCTGAAGTTCCATTTTAATACACATATGGAGGCTAAGGATTCTATCGGTAAGCGTTACCGTCGTCAGGATGCTATTGGTACTCCTTTCTGTGTGACAGTAGATGGCGATACTTTGGCAGACAACACAGTTACATTGCGTTATCGTGACTCTATGAAGCAGGAGCGTGTACCAGTTGAGAAGCTGCGTGAGATTATTGAAGATCGCGTATCTATCACTGCTCTACTGAAGAAGATTGATATTGACTAA
- a CDS encoding FKBP-type peptidyl-prolyl cis-trans isomerase, whose amino-acid sequence MTKKIKMLIRRAASVFCLGGMLLSAGLFTSCTEKDNTVEEFTNWQSKNETYWNKLYTATQQKIKSGDTSWKIILNYTFQNQKQTSGSALTYSPEDYIIAHVEQAGSGTASPLYSDSVSMHYMGRLIPSTTYTAGLIFDKSWSSDTFNAATSRPNHSYIGLSYDSKGKPISLVDGFTTALMSMHRGDHWTVYIPYQLGYGASASGIVPAYSTLIFDLRLVDFSHPGTKLKDS is encoded by the coding sequence ATGACAAAGAAAATAAAGATGCTTATTCGTCGTGCTGCAAGTGTCTTCTGCTTGGGCGGAATGCTGCTTTCTGCAGGTCTCTTTACCTCTTGTACGGAGAAAGATAACACTGTAGAGGAGTTTACTAATTGGCAGTCGAAGAACGAAACTTATTGGAATAAGCTTTATACTGCGACACAGCAGAAAATTAAGAGTGGGGACACCTCTTGGAAGATAATACTTAATTATACTTTCCAAAATCAGAAACAGACTTCTGGTTCTGCACTTACTTATAGTCCTGAGGATTATATCATTGCACATGTAGAGCAGGCTGGATCAGGCACAGCAAGTCCGTTGTATTCTGATTCTGTGTCTATGCACTATATGGGCCGACTGATTCCATCTACAACTTACACGGCTGGGCTTATCTTTGATAAGTCATGGTCAAGCGATACTTTTAATGCAGCAACATCTCGTCCGAATCATAGTTACATAGGTCTTAGTTATGATTCTAAGGGGAAACCGATAAGTCTTGTAGATGGTTTTACGACTGCTTTGATGTCAATGCATCGTGGTGACCATTGGACAGTATATATCCCTTATCAGTTGGGTTATGGTGCGAGTGCTTCGGGTATAGTGCCAGCTTACTCAACGCTTATCTTCGACTTACGATTGGTTGATTTCTCTCACCCTGGTACAAAGTTGAAGGATTCATAA
- a CDS encoding MATE family efflux transporter: protein MRISFSKSVTESLLAKIRSGEMMSRNEKFNLIIQLSIPSILAQVTTVLMFYIDAGMVGSLGAEPSAAIGLVEPATWLFFSLVSAVTMGFSVQVAHFIGANDFAKARAVMRHGYTFGLCFALFLLLITFLIGSRLPVWLGGGADIQHDATVYFLIFSLIIPFHLIEYMSAAMLKVSGDMRRPSFMAILMCVLDVIFNYFFIFPTRTVSLLGVEMTMPGLGEGVAGAALGSLLSFVCVALPLAYYAIFRSPILAWKQDVERFVWRWQYIWNAMKIGAPMALQYLLMNGAQLVSTMIVAPLGNIAIAAHSFAITAESLCYMPGHGISEAATTLVGQSVGADRRDLHRSFAWMTVSLGMVVMAFMGVVMYIFAPEMIGLLSPVADIQVLGTSVLRIEAFAEPFFAAAIVAYSVCIGAGDTLKPSLINLGSMWLIRLTLAYALATQYGLRGVWFAMAVELSLRGMMFIFYLFRRLRET from the coding sequence GTGCGTATATCCTTTAGTAAGTCTGTTACTGAAAGTCTTCTTGCCAAGATTCGTAGTGGTGAGATGATGAGCAGGAATGAGAAGTTTAATCTCATTATCCAACTCAGTATCCCATCTATCTTAGCGCAGGTGACGACAGTGCTAATGTTCTATATTGATGCGGGAATGGTGGGTTCGCTGGGTGCAGAACCATCAGCAGCTATTGGACTTGTTGAACCAGCGACATGGCTTTTCTTCTCTTTAGTGAGTGCAGTGACAATGGGTTTTTCTGTTCAGGTAGCTCACTTTATTGGCGCTAACGACTTTGCAAAGGCGCGTGCAGTGATGCGTCATGGTTATACTTTCGGACTATGCTTTGCGTTGTTTTTATTGCTGATAACTTTTCTTATCGGTTCTCGCCTTCCTGTATGGTTGGGTGGTGGTGCTGATATCCAACATGATGCAACTGTTTACTTCCTTATCTTCTCTCTAATTATTCCCTTCCACCTTATTGAATATATGTCGGCAGCTATGCTGAAGGTGTCGGGTGATATGCGTCGTCCGAGTTTTATGGCGATATTAATGTGTGTGTTGGATGTGATTTTCAATTACTTCTTTATTTTTCCTACACGCACAGTTTCACTTTTAGGGGTAGAGATGACGATGCCAGGTTTGGGTGAAGGAGTGGCAGGTGCAGCTCTCGGAAGTCTTTTATCCTTCGTTTGTGTAGCACTTCCATTGGCTTATTATGCAATCTTTCGCAGTCCTATCTTAGCTTGGAAACAGGATGTTGAGCGTTTTGTGTGGCGTTGGCAATATATATGGAATGCAATGAAGATTGGTGCACCGATGGCATTACAATATCTTCTGATGAATGGTGCGCAACTTGTTTCGACAATGATTGTAGCCCCTTTGGGTAATATCGCTATTGCTGCTCATTCGTTTGCTATTACCGCAGAGAGTCTCTGCTATATGCCAGGGCATGGTATTAGTGAGGCTGCCACAACATTGGTGGGGCAGAGTGTTGGGGCAGATAGGCGTGATCTTCATCGTAGTTTTGCGTGGATGACTGTGTCGCTTGGTATGGTAGTCATGGCATTTATGGGTGTTGTGATGTATATCTTTGCTCCAGAAATGATTGGCCTATTGTCTCCTGTGGCTGATATCCAGGTTTTGGGAACTTCTGTTCTTCGTATTGAAGCCTTTGCCGAACCATTCTTTGCTGCAGCTATTGTTGCTTATAGTGTCTGTATAGGAGCAGGCGATACGCTGAAGCCATCCTTAATAAACTTGGGTAGTATGTGGCTTATCCGTCTGACCTTGGCTTATGCACTGGCAACGCAGTACGGTCTTCGTGGTGTCTGGTTTGCTATGGCTGTTGAACTTTCTCTCCGTGGAATGATGTTTATCTTCTATCTTTTTAGGCGTCTTAGAGAAACATAA
- a CDS encoding OmpA family protein, protein MKKFLIALSMLAMGITSTQAQVAYEKAKAFDNIYLGVEGGVTGPLNFNHFAPVNAAAGLKLGKQFSPVYGANLEGLAFFGDNRWQTGSLGFSHSHTIVRAINLGLNGTINFTNLFCEYNPDRRFEVGAEAGIGYWITYGDKHIIQTNNTGDDTELTAKTGLTFAYNLGEKRDWQLYVEPAVLWNLTHGPGDAIQFGKQAAQLGLFVGLNYKFKTSNGTHNFKVWNVGELNDEINSLRDQLNAKPKEVVKEVVKEVVKEVPVQTAQTLCIDNLVFVTFAQGKYFLTNEAKKALDDVKAGRHVQIVGTASPEGPKALNDRLSQNRADVVAKYLQSRGVIVDEAKGQGVQGVTSNRLAVVYVK, encoded by the coding sequence ATGAAAAAGTTTTTGATTGCACTTTCGATGCTCGCTATGGGTATCACAAGTACACAGGCTCAGGTAGCTTACGAGAAGGCTAAGGCATTTGACAACATTTACCTCGGTGTAGAGGGTGGTGTTACTGGTCCTCTTAATTTTAATCATTTTGCTCCAGTTAACGCTGCAGCTGGTCTTAAGCTCGGTAAGCAGTTTAGCCCAGTTTATGGTGCAAACCTCGAGGGTCTCGCATTCTTCGGTGATAACCGTTGGCAGACTGGTTCTTTAGGTTTCTCTCACAGTCACACTATTGTTCGTGCCATCAACCTCGGTTTGAACGGTACTATCAACTTCACAAACCTTTTCTGCGAGTACAACCCAGATCGTCGTTTCGAGGTAGGTGCTGAGGCAGGTATCGGTTATTGGATCACTTACGGTGACAAGCACATCATTCAGACTAATAACACTGGTGATGATACAGAGTTGACAGCTAAGACTGGTCTTACTTTCGCTTACAACCTCGGTGAGAAGAGAGATTGGCAGCTTTATGTAGAGCCGGCTGTTCTCTGGAACCTTACACACGGTCCTGGCGATGCTATTCAGTTCGGTAAGCAGGCTGCTCAGCTTGGTCTCTTCGTAGGTCTTAACTACAAGTTCAAGACTTCTAACGGTACACACAACTTCAAGGTATGGAATGTTGGTGAGTTGAACGATGAGATTAACTCTCTCCGTGATCAGCTTAATGCTAAGCCAAAGGAGGTTGTTAAGGAGGTTGTTAAGGAAGTTGTTAAGGAGGTTCCTGTACAGACAGCTCAGACTCTCTGCATTGACAACTTGGTATTCGTAACATTCGCTCAGGGTAAGTACTTCCTCACAAACGAGGCTAAGAAGGCTCTTGATGATGTTAAGGCAGGTCGTCACGTACAGATTGTAGGTACAGCTTCTCCAGAGGGTCCAAAGGCACTCAACGATCGCCTCTCTCAGAACCGTGCAGACGTTGTTGCTAAGTATCTCCAGAGCCGTGGTGTCATCGTTGATGAAGCTAAGGGTCAGGGTGTACAGGGCGTAACTTCTAACCGTTTGGCTGTTGTTTACGTTAAGTAA
- the dxs gene encoding 1-deoxy-D-xylulose-5-phosphate synthase, whose product MSKENRFDLLNKIQSPADLRKLSLDDLPKLCQQLRKDIIEEVAVNPGHLGSSLGATEITVACHYVFNTPEDRIVWDVGHQAYGHKILTGRREKFCNNRKLNGLMPFPSPFESEYDTFTCGHASNSISAALGMAVASNLTKQHRHVVAIIGDGAMSGGLAFEGLNNVSSQPNDLLIILNDNDMSIDRAVGGMEQYLLKLDTNETYNRLRFKASQWLHDKGLLNDERRKGLLRFNNALKSALAHQQNMFEGMNIRYFGPFDGNNVEELVRILRQLKDMKGPKLLHLHTKKGKGYEPAEKSATVWHAPGKFDPETGKRIVQDCSNEPPKFQDVFGKTLLELAKKNPRIVGVTPAMPTGCSMNIMMKAMPDRTFDVGIAEAHAVTFSAGMAKDGLQPFCNIYSAFSQRAYDSIIHDAAILNLPVVLCLDRAGLVGEDGATHHGAFDMAFLRPIPNLTIASPMDERELRRLMYTAQLPDKGTFVIRYPRGNGVLTDWECPLKEIEVGTGRRLHDGWDVAVLSIGPIGNDVEKAIKLIESAESPKTEGHCPSIAHYDMRFLKPLDDKLLEEVASRFSRIITIEDGVRNGGLGSAVTEWMSDHGYTPQITRMGMPDHFVEQGTVQQLREICGIDLESIKKELIKAN is encoded by the coding sequence ATGTCAAAGGAAAATAGATTCGACCTTTTAAATAAAATACAATCGCCTGCAGACTTGCGTAAGCTTTCTTTGGATGATTTGCCAAAGTTATGTCAGCAGTTGCGGAAGGATATCATAGAAGAGGTTGCCGTTAATCCAGGTCATCTTGGCTCCAGCTTAGGTGCAACTGAAATAACGGTGGCGTGCCACTATGTTTTTAATACTCCAGAAGATCGTATCGTATGGGATGTCGGTCATCAAGCATACGGCCATAAGATTTTGACGGGTCGTCGTGAGAAATTCTGTAATAACCGTAAGTTAAATGGTTTGATGCCATTCCCTTCTCCTTTTGAGAGCGAGTATGATACCTTTACTTGTGGACATGCCTCTAACTCTATCTCGGCTGCCTTGGGCATGGCTGTTGCTTCTAACCTTACGAAGCAGCATCGTCATGTCGTTGCTATTATTGGCGATGGAGCCATGAGTGGTGGTTTGGCTTTCGAGGGTCTGAACAATGTTTCCAGCCAACCTAATGACTTACTTATCATTCTTAATGACAATGATATGTCTATTGATAGGGCAGTGGGTGGTATGGAACAGTACTTGTTGAAGCTTGATACCAACGAGACATACAATCGTTTACGCTTCAAGGCGTCACAATGGTTGCATGATAAAGGCTTATTGAATGATGAACGTCGAAAGGGTTTACTGCGTTTTAACAATGCTCTTAAGTCAGCCTTAGCACATCAGCAGAATATGTTCGAAGGTATGAATATTCGTTACTTCGGACCTTTTGATGGGAATAATGTTGAAGAGTTGGTTCGTATTCTTCGTCAGTTGAAGGATATGAAGGGACCAAAGTTACTTCATTTACACACCAAGAAGGGTAAGGGATATGAACCTGCTGAGAAGAGTGCTACGGTATGGCATGCTCCAGGTAAGTTTGATCCAGAGACGGGTAAGCGTATAGTGCAAGATTGCAGTAATGAACCTCCAAAGTTCCAAGATGTATTTGGAAAGACATTGTTAGAATTGGCAAAGAAGAATCCTCGTATTGTAGGTGTCACACCAGCTATGCCGACGGGTTGTTCTATGAATATAATGATGAAGGCTATGCCTGACCGTACCTTTGATGTTGGTATTGCTGAGGCGCATGCAGTCACTTTCTCAGCTGGTATGGCAAAGGATGGTTTGCAGCCTTTCTGTAATATCTATAGTGCCTTCTCACAGCGTGCATATGATAGTATTATCCACGATGCAGCTATACTTAACCTTCCTGTAGTCCTTTGTTTGGACCGTGCTGGATTGGTAGGTGAAGATGGTGCGACGCATCATGGTGCTTTTGATATGGCTTTCTTGCGTCCAATCCCTAATCTTACGATAGCTTCTCCGATGGATGAACGTGAACTTCGTAGATTGATGTACACGGCACAGTTGCCTGATAAGGGAACTTTTGTGATTCGTTATCCACGTGGTAATGGTGTTTTAACTGATTGGGAGTGTCCTCTGAAAGAGATAGAGGTAGGAACAGGACGTCGTCTTCATGATGGCTGGGATGTTGCTGTATTGAGTATCGGACCTATTGGTAATGATGTTGAAAAGGCTATAAAACTGATAGAGAGTGCTGAATCTCCAAAAACAGAAGGTCATTGTCCATCAATCGCACACTATGATATGCGTTTCTTGAAACCATTAGACGATAAACTTCTTGAAGAGGTTGCAAGTCGTTTCTCACGCATCATAACGATAGAAGATGGTGTACGTAATGGTGGATTGGGTTCTGCTGTTACAGAGTGGATGAGCGATCATGGCTATACACCACAGATAACTCGTATGGGTATGCCTGACCATTTTGTAGAGCAGGGAACGGTACAACAGCTACGTGAAATCTGTGGAATAGATCTTGAAAGTATCAAGAAAGAGCTAATTAAGGCTAACTGA
- the trkA gene encoding Trk system potassium transporter TrkA: MKIIIAGAYAIGTYLAKLLSRNMQDIVLMDEDPENLEKISSEYDLLTMECSPTNIKGLKEAGVEHTDLFIAVTPSESANIASCVMAHQLGAKKTVARVDNPEYVEEQNKELFRQMGVSDIIYPEILAARDIINGLKMSWVRQRWDVHDGALVMLGIKLRETCEILNRPLKDISGPDDPYHVVAIKRNDETIIPGGNDTLQLYDLVYFMTTKQYIPYVRKIVGKEQYVDVQNVIFMGGGKTAARAVKMLPEYMNAKIIELNPARCEVLNDAFSEDRLVINGDGRDIGLLQEEGIRHTQAFVALTSNAETNILACLTAKRLGVRKTVASVENFDYVGTADGLDIGTIINKKALAASHIYQMMLDANVANVKFLMSINADVAEFVPSPDSKITRKVVRELNLPKGVTIGGLVRNKEGMLVSGNTQIEAGDSVVVFCYNVDMKKVEKLFI; the protein is encoded by the coding sequence ATGAAAATCATCATAGCAGGAGCATACGCCATAGGAACCTATTTGGCAAAACTACTTTCTCGTAATATGCAAGATATTGTACTCATGGATGAGGATCCAGAGAATCTGGAGAAAATCAGTAGTGAGTATGACTTGCTAACTATGGAATGTTCACCCACAAATATAAAGGGACTGAAAGAAGCAGGTGTCGAACATACCGACCTCTTTATCGCTGTTACTCCAAGTGAATCAGCTAATATCGCATCTTGTGTTATGGCACATCAGTTGGGTGCTAAGAAGACTGTTGCACGTGTGGACAATCCTGAGTATGTTGAAGAACAGAATAAGGAATTGTTCCGTCAGATGGGTGTCAGTGATATTATCTATCCAGAAATCCTTGCAGCAAGGGATATTATTAATGGATTGAAGATGTCATGGGTTCGCCAGCGATGGGATGTACATGATGGAGCATTGGTAATGTTGGGTATCAAATTGCGCGAAACTTGTGAGATACTCAACCGTCCTTTGAAAGATATTAGTGGTCCTGATGATCCTTATCATGTAGTCGCTATTAAGCGCAATGACGAGACGATTATTCCTGGAGGTAATGATACTTTGCAGTTATATGACTTGGTTTATTTCATGACCACAAAGCAGTATATTCCGTATGTTCGTAAGATTGTTGGTAAGGAACAGTATGTTGATGTACAGAATGTTATCTTTATGGGCGGTGGTAAGACTGCTGCACGTGCCGTAAAGATGCTGCCTGAGTATATGAATGCGAAGATTATCGAGTTGAACCCTGCTCGTTGTGAGGTTCTGAACGATGCCTTTAGTGAAGATAGATTGGTCATTAATGGTGATGGACGTGATATTGGATTGTTGCAAGAAGAAGGTATTCGTCATACACAAGCCTTTGTGGCTTTGACCTCTAATGCTGAAACAAATATTTTGGCTTGTCTGACTGCTAAGCGACTGGGTGTTCGTAAGACGGTAGCATCCGTAGAAAACTTTGATTATGTTGGTACAGCTGATGGTCTTGATATTGGTACTATTATCAATAAAAAGGCACTTGCTGCCAGCCATATTTATCAGATGATGCTTGATGCAAACGTAGCTAATGTAAAGTTTCTTATGTCTATCAATGCTGATGTGGCTGAATTCGTACCAAGTCCAGACTCAAAAATAACCCGAAAGGTTGTAAGAGAGTTAAATCTTCCTAAGGGAGTGACTATTGGTGGACTTGTAAGAAACAAAGAAGGAATGCTTGTTTCTGGTAATACACAGATTGAAGCAGGCGACTCTGTTGTGGTCTTCTGTTATAATGTTGATATGAAAAAGGTGGAGAAATTATTTATTTAA